A single Triticum dicoccoides isolate Atlit2015 ecotype Zavitan chromosome 2A, WEW_v2.0, whole genome shotgun sequence DNA region contains:
- the LOC119357464 gene encoding ubiquitin-activating enzyme E1 3-like, whose amino-acid sequence MGCLRRLLRRGLLAMLRSKRPSDAAAGDKNGRGGDAKRPRLVETEGAGGSGGQNRAAPQEIDEDLHSRQLAVYGRKTMRRLFASDVLVSRLNGLGAEIDIGLESLDVLTACVGDGMLCQLNWELLDARFSMEWNLAMGNECLCLFCLYKFVYTKGLPRYCILDVELSWKILHQCPFHVYVD is encoded by the exons ATGGGGTGCTTACGGCGGCTGCTCCGCAGGGGCCTGCTCGCCATGCTCCGGTCCAAGAGGCCGTCCGATGCCGCGGCGGGGGACAAAAACGGCCGTGGAGGGGACGCCAAGAGGCCCAGGCTGGTGGAAACGGAGGGCGCGGGCGGCAGCGGGGGCCAGAACAGGGCCGCGCCGCAGGAGATCGACGAGGACCTCCACAGCAGGCAGCTCGCCGTGTACGGGAGGAAGACCATGCGCCGCCTCTTCGCCTCCGACGTCCTCGTCTCCAGGCTCAACGGGCTCGGTGCTGAAATTG ATATTGGTCTGGAATCGCTGGACGTTTTAACCGCTTGTGTTGGGGATGGAATGCTCTGCCAGCTAAACTGGGAACTTCTAGATGCTCGTTTCAGTATGGAATGGAACCTGGCGATGGGGAATGAGTGCTTGTGCCTTTTCTGTCTATATAAATTTGTTTATACAAAAGGCTTACCACGTTACTGTATTCTAGATGTAGAATTGTCCTGGAAAATTCTTCACCAATGTCCATTCCATGTATATGTAGATTAA